A stretch of the Streptomyces sp. NBC_00078 genome encodes the following:
- a CDS encoding helix-turn-helix transcriptional regulator translates to MIKKMGIDWNLRKLMASRDMFQTTDLVPLLAERGVHLSREQVFRLVTQPPQRLSMDTLAALCDILHCTPNDLIEVQPVNAQVSKAVGDTVRPLPQVRRTTIRRPGE, encoded by the coding sequence ATGATCAAGAAGATGGGGATCGACTGGAACCTGCGCAAGCTCATGGCCAGCCGCGACATGTTCCAGACCACGGACCTGGTCCCACTGCTCGCCGAACGCGGCGTCCACCTCTCCCGTGAGCAGGTATTCCGGCTGGTCACCCAGCCCCCGCAGCGACTGTCGATGGACACCCTCGCCGCACTCTGCGACATCCTCCACTGCACCCCGAACGACCTGATCGAAGTCCAGCCGGTCAACGCCCAGGTCAGCAAGGCCGTCGGCGACACCGTCCGCCCCCTGCCGCAGGTCCGGCGGACCACCATCCGTCGCCCAGGCGAGTGA
- a CDS encoding site-specific integrase — protein sequence MNATEPRGAQDGSLAGSARLELIDGVVHLVPESAMLEAMLQGWARQQRARFLNEDGTIKPRQAMVRRLVDFTNEYPWQWQPADAEAFISHLRSPNRSRPIGMSTGRGYETTLALFMGFIADRRYGWAAECLERFGQAPQQIFHEDNRVAHVAEYEGQPGRRPLTYDEIQALFDAADGRAEEVQTRGRKGALTAMRDSALLKTIYAYGLRRNESRMLDLPDLRRAQKRPQYGKYGGIYVRYGKASKGSPPKRRTVLTVKEFDWIVEVLDRWVTEIRPAFSPGKLSALFVTERSGRMSLRGVNKAFTTARDAAGLPPELDLHCLRHSNITHLVEFDYPEKFVSIQAGHDHASTTAIYTGVSDEYRNRVIQRALKDRHPDLWETE from the coding sequence GTGAATGCAACGGAGCCCCGTGGGGCACAGGACGGTAGCCTGGCTGGCTCTGCCCGCCTGGAACTGATCGACGGCGTCGTCCATCTCGTCCCCGAGAGCGCGATGCTGGAGGCCATGTTGCAGGGCTGGGCGCGTCAACAACGCGCCCGGTTCCTGAACGAGGACGGGACTATCAAGCCGCGCCAGGCGATGGTTCGGCGGCTGGTCGACTTCACCAACGAGTACCCGTGGCAGTGGCAGCCGGCTGACGCCGAGGCGTTCATCTCGCATCTGCGGTCACCCAATCGCAGTCGGCCGATCGGCATGTCGACCGGCCGGGGCTACGAGACGACGCTCGCTCTGTTCATGGGCTTCATCGCTGACCGCCGGTACGGCTGGGCGGCGGAGTGCCTGGAGCGGTTCGGCCAGGCGCCGCAGCAGATCTTCCACGAGGACAACCGCGTTGCCCATGTGGCCGAGTACGAGGGTCAGCCGGGCAGACGGCCGCTCACCTACGACGAGATCCAGGCGCTGTTCGACGCCGCCGACGGCCGAGCTGAGGAAGTCCAGACCCGAGGCCGCAAGGGCGCACTGACTGCGATGCGGGACTCCGCCCTTCTCAAGACGATCTATGCCTATGGTCTGCGGCGCAACGAGTCCCGGATGCTCGACCTGCCTGACCTGCGGCGAGCCCAAAAGCGGCCCCAGTACGGCAAGTATGGCGGCATCTACGTTCGCTACGGCAAGGCGTCCAAGGGCAGTCCGCCCAAGCGCCGCACGGTGCTGACGGTCAAGGAGTTCGACTGGATCGTCGAGGTGCTCGACCGCTGGGTCACCGAGATCCGTCCCGCCTTCTCGCCCGGCAAGCTCTCCGCGCTCTTCGTCACCGAGCGCTCCGGCCGGATGTCCCTGCGCGGCGTCAACAAGGCGTTCACCACGGCCAGGGACGCCGCTGGCCTGCCGCCCGAGCTGGACTTGCACTGCCTGCGGCACTCGAACATCACGCACCTCGTCGAGTTCGACTATCCCGAGAAGTTCGTATCTATCCAGGCCGGCCACGACCACGCCAGCACGACCGCCATCTACACCGGCGTGTCCGACGAGTACCGCAACCGCGTGATTCAGCGCGCGCTGAAGGACCGCCACCCCGACCTCTGGGAGACCGAATGA